A single region of the bacterium genome encodes:
- the mazG gene encoding nucleoside triphosphate pyrophosphohydrolase codes for DLPNLPSGALFEKLLQVMDELRGPQGCPWDKEQTPASLIPCLLEETYEVIGAIDSGDTKHLKEELGDLLLQVVFHSRIGKEEKTFTVDEVIRHLVEKLVRRHPHVFAEGEVTEAGEALRQWERIKAKEKKPGESLLAGVPDSLPALARAYRLGAKASRVGFDWPDLEGVLKKTEEELQELREEISRHDLKKIEEEFGDLLFSLAQVARFLEIHPEEALRKSAQKFQRRFEHMEKKISAAGKILPDCEAEELDRLWQEAKSFTGSV; via the coding sequence GCGACCTCCCAAACCTCCCCTCCGGCGCACTCTTCGAAAAACTCCTTCAGGTGATGGATGAGCTGCGCGGCCCCCAAGGCTGTCCCTGGGACAAGGAGCAGACTCCGGCCTCGCTGATCCCCTGCCTCTTGGAGGAAACCTACGAGGTCATCGGCGCCATCGACTCCGGCGACACCAAACATTTGAAGGAAGAGCTGGGCGACCTGCTCTTGCAAGTCGTCTTCCATTCCCGGATCGGCAAGGAAGAAAAAACCTTCACCGTCGACGAAGTCATCCGGCACCTGGTGGAAAAATTGGTCCGCCGCCACCCGCACGTCTTCGCCGAAGGCGAAGTGACCGAAGCCGGCGAGGCCCTGCGGCAATGGGAAAGGATCAAGGCCAAGGAGAAGAAGCCCGGCGAGTCGCTGTTGGCCGGAGTTCCCGATTCGCTGCCGGCGCTGGCCCGGGCCTATCGCCTCGGCGCCAAAGCCTCGCGGGTCGGCTTCGATTGGCCCGACCTCGAGGGCGTGCTGAAGAAAACCGAGGAAGAGCTTCAAGAACTCCGTGAAGAAATATCACGCCACGATTTGAAAAAGATCGAGGAAGAATTCGGCGACCTTCTCTTCTCGCTGGCACAAGTCGCGCGCTTCCTCGAAATCCATCCCGAAGAAGCTCTGCGAAAAAGCGCACAGAAATTTCAGCGCCGCTTCGAGCACATGGAGAAAAAAATTTCCGCCGCCGGAAAAATTTTACCCGATTGCGAGGCCGAGGAATTGGACAGACTCTGGCAAGAGGCGAAGTCGTTCACAGGCTCTGTTTAA